ATCTCGACGTCATTTACCCACCGGCCTCCTCCACCGGTGAATTGATTTATGAAGTGCTGATTCATCTGGGCGCAAACTTGCGCGGCAAAATTGCAGAGGCGTTGTATACCGCGCTGCTGACCGACACCGGCTCGTTTCGTTATTCCAACACCACGCCGGAGGCGCATCGCGTCGTTGCCGATCTGTTGGCGGCGGGTGTGAATCCCAATCAAGTCTATCAGAATGTTTATGAAAACCAGCCGCCCAACAAAATGCGCCTGCTCGCTTACATTTTGAACAATTTGAAATTTGAAAAAGACGGGCGCCTGGTCTGGTTTGTCATCACGCAAGACACGCTGAAAGCGACAAATACCCAACCCTATGACACGGAAGGCTTTGCGGATTTTCCGCGCACCATCAGCGGCGTTGAGATTTGCCTGATGTTTCTGGAAACGAAAGAAGCCAAAACCAAAATCAGCTTCCGCTCCAAGGGGCGCGTGGTGATCAACGGCCTGGCGAATCAATTTGGCGGCGGCGGGCATCAATTTGCCGCGGGTGCAATGGTTGACGGCGCATTGAAAGACGTTGTGCCGCAAGTGATTGAAGAGGCAAAAGCGTTGTTTT
This Cytophagia bacterium CHB2 DNA region includes the following protein-coding sequences:
- a CDS encoding bifunctional oligoribonuclease/PAP phosphatase NrnA, which produces MISKSELQQIKSIITSNKKFILTTHVNPDGDGIGSEIALATYLRYLGKEVMIYNHSETPGNYEFLDPLGDIQLYKPEQHEQSVRESDAIFILDISDWKRLRDLGELLRNLEVPKICIDHHPLNQSFVDLDVIYPPASSTGELIYEVLIHLGANLRGKIAEALYTALLTDTGSFRYSNTTPEAHRVVADLLAAGVNPNQVYQNVYENQPPNKMRLLAYILNNLKFEKDGRLVWFVITQDTLKATNTQPYDTEGFADFPRTISGVEICLMFLETKEAKTKISFRSKGRVVINGLANQFGGGGHQFAAGAMVDGALKDVVPQVIEEAKALF